A genome region from Pseudanabaena sp. Chao 1811 includes the following:
- a CDS encoding HNH endonuclease — protein sequence MQLINQYEPDVLRQSVVVFSQNYLPVSRINIKRAIALLVTGRAEPLELMSQQTWQVVSPRLVLQVPEHIRLTLTKSERFWRVPPVARREILRRDNHTCQYCGSTKKLTIDHVIPRSKGGLNTWENVVIACESCNQRKGNRTPQEANMTLRTKPKAPVHPTVAFAEQFWRSQQEINSG from the coding sequence ATGCAGCTTATTAACCAGTATGAACCAGATGTATTGAGGCAATCGGTAGTCGTGTTTTCGCAAAACTATCTGCCTGTGAGCCGTATCAATATCAAACGGGCGATCGCTCTGTTAGTTACAGGTCGCGCCGAACCCTTGGAACTAATGAGCCAACAAACTTGGCAAGTTGTTTCCCCCAGACTCGTCCTGCAAGTGCCAGAACATATCCGTTTGACGCTAACGAAATCAGAACGATTTTGGCGAGTTCCACCCGTCGCCCGTAGAGAAATCCTGCGCCGTGACAATCACACTTGCCAATATTGCGGCAGTACCAAAAAACTGACGATCGATCACGTCATTCCTCGCTCTAAGGGTGGTCTGAATACTTGGGAAAACGTTGTAATTGCTTGCGAATCCTGCAATCAACGTAAGGGCAATCGCACTCCTCAGGAAGCAAATATGACTTTGAGGACTAAGCCGAAAGCACCCGTTCATCCCACCGTTGCTTTTGCGGAACAATTCTGGCGATCGCAACAAGAAATAAACAGCGGATAG
- a CDS encoding alr0857 family protein: protein MLKLTYTEAGLHLEKLDISLEEFVTNRMLLSLRSGSSIHIESSRAAFLLTADVVDLLLLKSVMSDQIATKLSVDKVDDRYVEVCFSGTWIANDLSAEEGTLVTALGDRVEFYLHKLWKLSESALTFANF from the coding sequence ATGTTGAAACTCACTTATACCGAAGCTGGATTGCATTTGGAGAAATTAGATATCTCCTTAGAGGAATTCGTCACCAATCGGATGTTGCTCAGTTTGCGTTCTGGCTCATCGATCCATATCGAATCCAGTCGCGCTGCTTTTCTCTTGACTGCGGATGTCGTTGATTTGTTATTACTCAAGTCTGTTATGTCCGATCAGATCGCGACCAAGCTGAGTGTGGATAAGGTTGACGATCGCTATGTTGAGGTTTGTTTTAGTGGTACTTGGATCGCTAACGATCTCTCTGCTGAAGAAGGAACTCTCGTTACGGCTTTAGGCGATCGCGTCGAGTTCTATTTGCACAAGCTCTGGAAACTCAGCGAGTCCGCTTTAACATTCGCAAACTTCTAG